GCCTGTTCCAGCGCCGCGAAGAAGGCCAGGTACTCGTCCTTCGTGAACGGGCAGTTGACATAGTCAGCGCTCTGCTCGTAGCGCCCGGCCCGCCAGGCCACGCCGAAATCGATGCTGTCGGCGGCGATCACGGGGGCGGCGGCGTCGTAGAAGCTGAGGCGTTCGCTGCCGGTCAGGCGCGCGACATCGGCCGCCAGCGCGTCCGAGGTGAGAGGCCCGGAGGCGATCACGACGATGCCGTCGGGGACGGCCTGCACCTCCTCACCGCGCACCTCGATCAGCGGGTGCTCCCGCAGGGCCGTCGTGACGCGGGCGCTGAACTCGTCGCGTTCCACGGCCAGGGCGTTCCCGGCCGGAAGTTTCGAGGCGTCGGCCGCACCGACGATCAGGCCGCCCACGGAGCGCAGTTCGGACTGCAACAGGCCCTTGCTCTGCTGTTCGCCCTCGCCACCCAGGGAATTACTGCACACCAGTTCCGCGAAATTCCCGCTGCGGTGCGCGGGGGTCATTTTCACGGGGCGCATCTCGTACAGGCGCACGCGCACGCCCGCGCGGGCGGCGGCGAGGGCCGCTTCGGAACCGGCGAGACCGGCCCCGATGACAGTGATGGCGGGCGTGGCACGGGAATCAGGGGTGATGCTCATCAGTCCGTCAGTCTAGGCCCTGCCCGCGACCGGAAGTGTGGGCGTCAGCGTTCCGGCGTGCCGCCCAGCGCATTCTTTAGTCGGGAGAGCCACTCGTAGGCGAGGATACGTATTGCCCACAACCGGTCGCCCGGCAACGGCAGGGTCGAGTCGAAGCGCACCTCGCGGGCGGGCACGGACACGACGTCCAGGCCGTTCGCGCGGAACAGTCCGGCAGCGCGGCGCGAATGGCTGGGGGTGGTGACCAGCAGCATGCGCTTCCAGCCGCGTGCGCTGGCGTAGGCGCGCACGCGGGCCGCCTCGTCCTTGGTGGTCGTCACGTTCGCCAGGGTCAGTACTGCCGGCCCGCCCTGCGGGTACAGGGCCGTGATCTGCGCGCGTTCCAGGGCGCTCATCTTCGGGCAGTCGGCCGGGCCGATCAGTCCCGACTGCTCGGAGACGGTCATGACAGGCGCGTATCCGGCCCGCCACAGTTCCAGGCCACGTTCCAGGCGCGTCATGCTGGACGCCTCCAGGACGGCGGAACCGCATTGCACGCCTCCGCCCAGCACCACGATCACGTCGGCCCGCACGGGGGCCTGCGCCAGGGTCAGGGCGGCCAGCGGCGCGCGCAGCACCGGGGTCAGGAGGCAGGCGGCCAGCAGGGCGGCGATCACGCCCGAAGTCCACAGGAGCGCACAGCGAGTCCATGTGAAGGCACCGGCCACAGTACACACCAGCAGCAGGGCCAGCAGCGCGGGCACACCCGCGCGCACCTCTCCCAGGAAGGCGGCCAGGACACCCAGGGCCGAGCCCACCGCCGCGCCGGTCAGGATGCCGCGCCATGGGCTGCTCCGGCGCTCCAGGGGAAGCGACGTCGAGGAGAATGGGGGACGCAGACTCATGCCGTTCACAGTGTAGGGGGCAGGTGCCACCCCTATACTCCCCGCGTGACGCGCCGACCTCGCTGGCCCCTGGCCCTGCTCCTCGTGCTGCTGGCCGCCCTGGCCGCCTTCGGCCTGCTCGCCCGGGGACGCGCTGCGCCGACCGAGGGCAGCGCGGAGGTGACTTTCGTGCGCGGCATGATCCAGCACCACGCGCAGGCGGTGGACATGGCGACCCGCATCCGCGACCGCAGCAAGAACCGCACGCTGCGGTCGCTGGCGCTGGACATCATCCTGTCGCAGCAGGAGCAGATCGGGCAGATGCGCGGCTGGCTGACCCTGTGGAACCGTCCGTGGGCTGGGGCCGGGATGGACGCCGAGCACGCCCGCCTGATGGGCATGGCCACGCCGGCCGAGGTCACGAGCCTAGACACCATGCCCGTGAACACTGCCGAGGTGACCTTCCTGCAACTCATGCGCCGGCACCACCAGGGCGCGCTGGCGATGGTACGGCCGGTGCTCGACCATCCGGCCCGCCCGGAAGTGCAGGCGCTGGCCCGGCAGATCAACGCCACGCAGTCCGCCGAGATCCGGCTGATGGATCAGCTGCTTGCCCAGAGAGGTGCTGCTCCCCTGCCCGATCCTGGTGGGATGCCGGGGATGCCCGGCATGGACATGGGCGGCGCGGGAACGAAGTCTACCACGCCGCCCTGAGTGGCCTTCCTACACTTCGTCGTCGAGGTCGCTCGCGCGGCTGGCGCGGCGGGCACGCTTGCGCTCCTCCTTGCCCGCCTTGCGCTTCGGGCGGGGTGGCAGGGTCAGGTCGTAGAGCCGATCCGGACGGCACGGGGCCGGGTACTCGCCCAGGGTGTCGCCAGGGTCAGCGTCGCGGATATTCCCGGCGAGGTGCAGGTGACGCTCGCCGCAATACGGGCATTCGTCCACCACCCAGAACATCACGCGGGTACCGGGCATATCGCGCAGGGAGACGAACGCGGTGCGCGGCACATTCCGGTCTTTCTTGCCCATAGGCGCCGAGGCTACTGCGCGCGTGAACCGGCGTTTGTGTCCCGCGTTCTCGTGTCCGCAAACATCTCCCGCTGCCTGCCCGTCACCCAGCCTTCCTCAGACGTCCTCGTCTCCGTCGCGCATGTACGTGACCACCGAGCGGCAGTGGGTGAGACCCGCATGCGTGTACAGGGCGCGGGCCGGGCGCATGTGGTCGTGCGCCCGGACACGCAGGGAGCGCAGTTCGGGCTGCGTCTGCGCCTCGGCGGCGGCCAGCGCCAGCAGCAGTTGCCCGTACCGCTGCCCACGCTCGGCGGGATGCACGGCCAGGTACGTCACATCGGCCCGGCCCGCGTCCGGTGCGAACTCCAGTTCGGCGAAGCCCACGGCGTGCGTGCCGCGCATCAGGGCCAGCAGGCGCACGTCATCGCGGGCGAAATGGGCGTCGTACTCCTCGGGCGTCCAGTCCAGCCGGTTCGCCCAGGTGTCCTCGCTCTCGCGGTACAGGGCGCGGTATTCCGCGATGGGCAGCGTCCGGCGCAGCGTATGGCCCGACGGCAGTGCCGCCCGCCGGGCGAGCGGGGCCAGCGGCGCACTGTAGAAGTCCGTGGTGTGCATGGGCGCGAACCCGGCAGCTTCGAGCGCGTCCCGCACGCCCTGGTTGTCCCGCGCGCAGAAGGCGTAGACGGGCAGGCCCTGCGCGCCCTGCACCGCGCGGCTGACCAGGGCGCGCAGGTTTCCGCCGTCTCCAACCGGGCCTTCGAGCACCAGTCCATCCCGGAACGGCGACAGGGCGCAGTAGGCCCGCACGCCGTCTCCAGCGTCGTCCTCCATGACCAGGCAGCGGCTGTCCTCGCATTCCAGAATCAGTTCGGTCGGATCGCGGGCGTCCGGGGCGAACACCTCGCGTTCCGGGGCGTCGTCCATCCAGTGCAGCAGGGCCAGCAGGTCGGCGGCGTCGGTGGACTGCATGGGGCGGATCATGGCGGGAACCTCCGGAACAGGGCGGGGACGTGGGACGTTCGCTCCACAGCGTAGACGCCCCGGCGGGCGTTGTCTGCCGTGCGCTTCACGCCCGTGGCTGGCCCGGCGTGCTATCGTGCACGCATGCCCTGAACAGGGTACGCCGCCTGCCTCCCACCGAACACGAAGCCGTGTTTGAGGGGATTTTTTCGTTTTGGGCGTGCTGCATGGGGCGTGCCAGGACGAAAAAGGGCAGGAGCCTGACCGGAGGTGCCGCCGTGACGAAACAGTCCAGCAAACCGGGGAGAGCCGCCCCACCTGCCCGCGCCCGCAGCGGCGAGCCGCCCGCCGCGCCGCTGGCCGCCGGCCAGACCGGCAACGATCTGTTGGCGCTGCGTGCCCAGCTGGCCCGCGCGGAAAAGGCGGCCCGCCGCACCCCCACCCCCGCTCCAGTCCGCGCCGCCCGTCCTGCGCCGGTCGCTCCTCAGCGCGAGGCGGAACTCGTCGGTGTCCTGACCGACGAATTCTCGCTGCACCGCGCGCACGCCAAGCTGCGCGACGCCGTGTACGACGGCCGCTATCATCTGTGCCCACACGCCATCGGGCACGCGCGGGCCGAGGGCTTCCTGGAGCACGACATCATGAATGTCCTGCTGTCCGGGCGGGTGCGGGCCGTGTATCCGGACGACCACCGCTGGCTGGTCTGCGGCCGATACGAGGCGTGCGGCGTGAGCGTGCCCCTGAATGTAGTCGTGCAGCACCACCGGGACGGGCACATCGACATCGTCACCGCCTTTGTGCCCAAGCACCCGCACCATGTGATCAGCCGCGCCCGGCTGGCCGTCATGCTCCGCTACGACGACCAGACCATCCGCGCCCACACGAGTGCCCCGACCGCGCGGGCCGGACAACGCGGACGGGGCCGCTGGAAGAGGTGACGTCCTGACGGACGGCGCGTGGGCACAGTCGTGCGGCCCACGCGCCTGCTAGCCTGCCCCGCGTGACGCGTACCGGGCTTGCCGACACCATCGCCGCCATTGCCACCGCGCCGGGCAGCGCCGGGGTGGGCATCGTGCGCGTCAGCGGCCCCCGGGCGCTGGAGGTCGCGGACGGCGTGTTCCGGGGCAAGCGACGGCCCTCACGGACGAGGGGAGGCCGCTTTCTGTTCGGCGCGCTGGTCGCGCAGAGCGGTGAGGTGCTGGATGAGGGCCTGTGCCTGATCTTCCGCGAGGGCCGCAGCTACACCGGCGAGGACGTGGCCGAGTTCCAGACGCACGGCAGCCCGGCGGTGCTGGCGACAGTGCTGGCGCGGACGCTGGAACTCGGAGCGCGGCTGGCCCGTCCGGGCGAATTCACCCTGCGCGCGTACCTGGCCGGGCGGCTCGATCTGGCGCAGGCGGAGGCCGTGCTGGGGCTGGTCGAGGCGCACACGGACGCGGCGCGGCGGCAGGCGACCCTGGGCCTCTCGGGCGCGCTGGGCGCGCGGGTGGCCCGCATCGGCGCGCACCTGACCCGCACGCTGGCGGCGCTCCAGGCCATGCTGGATTACCCGGACGAAGGGGTGCCCGAGGAAGACCGTGAGGTGCCCCTGGCTGCGGCCACCGAGGATCTCCGCGCGCTGGTGGGCACGGCCCGCGCCGGTCAGGTCGCCACGCGCGGCGCGCGGCTGGCGCTGGTGGGTCGCCCGAACGCCGGGAAGAGTAGCCTGCTGAATGCGCTGGTCGGGTACGAGCGCTCGATCGTCACGCCGATTCCCGGCACCACGCGCGATTACCTGGAGGCCGGCGTGGAACTGGCCGGCGTGCCGGTCACGCTGGTCGATACGGCGGGCATCCGCGAGACGGGCGACGAGGTCGAGGCCGCGGGCGTCCGGCAGGCCCTGAGTCTGGCGGGCGGAGCGGACCTCGTGCTGGCCCTGGAGGACGGCTCGCTGCCACGCGAGGTGCTGCCTGTGGCGCTCCCGCCCGCCGCCCGCGTGATCCGGGTGCGGACGAAGGCCGACCTGCCGCCCGTCTGGACGGACACGGACGCCCTGGACGTGAGCGCCGTCACGGGCGCGGGCCTCCATGCACTGCGGGACGCGATGGGCGCGGCGCTGCTGGGAGACACGTCCCGCAGCGAGGCGTGGCTCACGACCGAGCGGCAGGCCGATGCCGCCCGGCGCGCGCTGGCGCACGTGGAGGCCGCCGGAACCCTGCCAGATGACCTCGCGAGCTACGAACTGGAGGAGGCCCTGCGCTGCCTGTCGGAACTGACCGGCCGGGACGTGCAGGAGGACGTGATCGATGCCGTCTTCATGAACTTCTGCGTCGGCAAATAGCGCAGCGGCCGACTCCATCCGGAACCGGCCACCGCAGCGGGCACGCCCCGGTTACTTGTTCTTCGACAGGCGTTCGAGCACCAGCCGGCTGACGGTCTTGAGCGTCTCGAACACGCCGGCGCCCTTGTCGGACATGGCCTCGAACATCAGGAGTTCCTTGCCGGGATCGATCACCGACCGGATCATGTCGGCGGGCAGAGCGTTGGGCAAGTCGCGTTTGTTGATCTGCAACACGATCGGCACTTCCTTGACGTCGATGCCGTGCTCAGCGAGGTTCTCGCGCAGGTTGCGCATGCTCTCGGCGTTGGCGCGCAGGCGATCCGGGGCGCTGTCGGCGACGAACACGATGCCGTCCACGCCGCGCAGGATCAGCTTGCGGCTGGCGTTGTAGAAGACCTGGCCGGGCACGGTGTACAGGTGGAAGCGGGTCTTGAAGCCCTGCACGGTGCCCAGGTCGAGCGGCAGGAAGTCGAAGAACAGCGTGCGTTCGTCCTCGGTCGCCAGGGACACCATGTCGCCGCGCAGGTGGCCGGGCACGCGGGAGAAGACGTGCTTGAGGTTGGTGGTCTTGCCGCTCATGCCCGGACCGTAATACACGATCTTGCAGTTGATTTCCCGGGCCGCGAAGTTGATGGTGCTCATGACGGGGTCTCCTGTGACGGGCCTTGTGACAGAGGGAGGCGCGGGGTGGGCATCAGCCGAGCAGGTCGTCGAGCAGGGCGTTCACGCCCCGGTTGAAGTCCTCCCCGAGCTGCACGGTGGGCGCGTCCTTGAGCTCTTCGAGGATCGCGGCGATCTGCGCGACGGTCTTCTTCGCGTAGACCTTCACCTTGCCGAGCGGCACGCTCGAGTCGAAGATCAGGGTCAGCAGGGTGTCGTCCCCGACGGATTCCACGTACAGCGTGCCGTTCTCGCCCTGGTGGATCTGTTCGCTGAAGGTGCGTTCGCCCAGCAGGTTCGCGAGGGCGGCGGTGGCGGCAGCATTGCTGGCGACCAGCGTGGCCACCGAGTCCAGGGCGGGCGGCCGGGGAGCCCAGAGGGCCTCTTTGTGCGACAGCACGAAGCCCTTGCGGTCGACCAGCAGGCCGTAGCGCACGCCGGTGGTGTCGAGGAGATCCTGAAGCTGCTGATCCACGCGCTCGTAGGCGTCGCCGTACAGCTCAAGTGAGGGTTCGATCATACAGAGGCCAGCATAGGGCACGGACTCGCACACAAGCCTGACGGCGGGGGGGGCGCGGCGTGAATTCCCTCCGGTACGCGGCCCTGTGCGCGGCGGGCACGTGGACGGCGTTCATGATCGCGTCAGGAGCGGAAGGTACACTCGCCCGCGTGAACTTCAGGCGCAGGATGTGGACGTGGTCGGTCGCGGCGGGGCTGGGACTGCTGGGCACGGCGCTGGCCCGGCCGGTGGCCATTGGCGGCTTCATGCAGAGTTCCAGCGGCGACACGCGCGTGATCGGGAACGTGGAGCTGATCCCCGTGTCGGCCCTGCCGCGGCTGGGCGTGGCCGTGCGGAACGACCCGCAGGATCTACGGCTGGTGCTGGGCGCGCGCGAACTGCGGTTCTCGCCGGTGAGTGGCTGGAAGGCGCTGGGCTTCACGCTGGCAGCGCCGCTGGCCTTGCCCCAGGTGCAGGAGGGGAACCTGCTCGTGCCGCTGTCGGCCCTGACCGGGCTGGGCGTGGTGATCCTGGCCGACACGCCGAACCTGCTGGATTTCGCCGCACCCGCCATGGTGCCCGCCGCGACCCTGCCGCCCTCGTCCACGGCCGCCACCCCGGCGCCCGCCGCTCAGGCGCCAGCACCTCCCGCCACGCCCAGACCGGCCGTACCGGCGGCCACGCCGCCCGCCACCACGACGATCGTATCGCCCCCAGCGGCCGTGGTTCCGGTACCGGTGGCGACTCCTCCTGTCGCGGCTCCGACGACACCGACACCGGCCGTGCCGGCCAGCATCGAACTCCAGCCGGTGCCCATGCCGGCCATGACGGCTCCCCCGCTGGTGCCGGGCGTGGCGGTCACGCCGCCGCCCGTCTCGACGCGGGCCCTGGCGAACCTGGACACGGTGCGGGTCAGCCGCAGCATGTACCGCACCGTGGAGGTGCAGCGTGTGGTGCTGGAATTCAGCGACGTGGCCCCCTACAGCGTGGGCCGGGAGACCGCCGCCCTGAGCCTGCAACTGCCGGGCGTGACCGCCCAGGCCCAGACCCAGGCCCTGCCGTCCGGGGACACGCTGGCCATCCAGTCGACCCCGGTGGGCAGCGCCGTGCGGCTGGATACGGCGGGCGGGAAAAGCTCCATCTTCACGCTCGACAACCCCTATCGGATCGTGGTGGATACCGTGACCTACACGGATTCCAGCGTGCCCCCACCCCTGAATCCGTCGGCCCTGCCAGATGGCGTGACGTATACGCAGCGGGGCGGGCTGCACCTGCTGAGCTTCGACCCGGACCGGTTCCAGCCGCGCGTGGTCAGTGCGCCGGTGGGCCGCGCGGTGGGCGTCGCCGATCTGGTGCGCGGCGTGGGCGGCGTGGCCGGAGTCAACGGCGGGTACTTCGATCCGGCCAGCAACCTCCCGGTGGATCTGGTGGCGCTGGGCGGCGTGATGACCTCCGGCAGCCTGGAGAAACGCGGCACCGTGGGCTTCACCGCGCAGGGCCAGCCGATGTTCGGGTACCCGCGCCCGCGCTACGTGCTGGGCGGCGCGTTCGGGACGGTCACCGTGAATGCGGTGCGCGCCAAGGCTGACCCGGCCCTGCTGACCGCCTTCGTGGGCGACGGCCATTCCAGCGTGGGCGGCACCGGGTTCCTGACCCTCCAGATCGCGCCGGGAGCGGCCGTGGTCGCGCGGGCCGACGGCGGCGCGGTGGTACCCCCGGCGGGCACGCTGGCCTTCTCCTTCGACCCGCTGCGCTTCCCGCAACTGCCGCATACGGCGGGCGACGCCCTGACCGTCACGCTCAACTGGCAGGCCAGCGACGCTCCATGGAACACGGCCCTGGACGCTCTGGGGGCGGGGCCGCTGCTGGTCGCGGGCGGACGGGTGGTGCTCGACGCGGCGCGCGAGGGGTTCAACACGGCGGCGAGCATCTGGCGGCCCACGCGGCAGGTGGGATTCGGCGTCATGGGAGGGCGACCCGTCATCGCGTTCCTGGAGTACGGCACCCCGGACGACTTCGCCTCGGCCCTGGCCGCCGCGGGCGTGCAGGTGGCCGTGCGACTGGACAGCGGCAGCAGCGCCACCGCGTATCTCACGGGCGGGTATGGCGGGCTGGGCGGCTACCTGAACACCGTGTGGAGCCGGGCTGTGCCCAATGCCATCGTGTTCGTGCCGCGAACCCCCAACGCGATCAAGTAGAGTCCGCTCCCCGGTGGCCTGGACGGAAATCGTCCGGCGTCTGGGCGCAGGTTCCGATTCCGGCTGTACCCCCGTCCCCCCGCCCCCATCCGGGCGGCCCGGCGCGCAATTGCGTACGGCGCGCCCGGCGGTCACTGCGGTCGAATGCGGTCAGGATGCAACGCTCACTCTCCGCACTGTTCCTGTTGCTGCTCAGCGCCTGCGGCACCGTCACCTCGCCGGTTCCTACCGTGGGTGCTGGTCGGGTCACGGCGGCCACGCCGTCCACGGCCTTTGCCCAGCGGGTCTTCGACCTGACGAACGCCGCGCGGGCCGAGGCGCGTCAATGCGGCAGCACCTCGTACGCCGCGACGGGGCCTCTCACGTACAACGGGAAACTCGAAGTGTCCGCCCAGGCCCATGCCGACGATATGGCCGCGCAGAACTACTTCAGCCACACCAGTCTGGATGGCCGCACCTTCGACCAGCGCATCACGGCGACCGGCTACACCTGGGCGGTCGTGGCCGAGAACATCGCCGCCGGACAGGTCACGCCGGAGGAAGTCGTGCAGGCGTGGCTGAACAGTGAAGGTCACTGCGCAGACATCATGGCCCCGGATCTCAGGGAAATCGGGATCGCGTACACAGCGGCCAGCAGCGGCAAGTACAGCACCTACTGGGTACAGGACTTCGGCACGTCCAAATAAGCACAAGACAATGGGGTGGGAGCGAGAGAAGGTTCGCTCCCACCCTGATTCACCTTGATCAGCCCTCGAAGAGTGACCGGTACGCCGCGTATCCCTCGGCCTCCAGCTTGTCGGCCGGAACGAAGCGCAGCGCCGCCGAATTGATGCAGTAGCGCAGCCCGCCCTGGTCGCGCGGGCCGTCCGGGAAGACGTGCCCCAGGTGCGAGTCGGCCATGGACGAACGCACCTCGGTGCGGGCGTACCCGACCTTGTAATCGGTGTTCTCCGTCAGGGTCTGCTTCTCGATGGGCCGGGTGAAGCTGGGCCAGCCGCATCCGGCGTCGTACTTGTCCTTGCTGCTGAACAGCGGCTCGCCCGACACGATGTCGACGTAGATGCCGTCCCCGGTCTGATCCCAGTATTCGCCCGTGAAGGCCCGCTCGGTGCCCTCATGCTGCGTCACCTGGTACTGGATGGGGCTCAGGCGCTCACGCAATTCCGTGTCGCTGGGCTTGACGAAGGCCGGCTTGGGATCGGTGGTGGTCATGATGGGAGTGTAGGCGGCGGGGCGACAAGCAACCGTGGCGGGCGCCGCTTCACGCTCCCTTCGGGCTCAGGCCATATGAAGGCGGGCACCGGCCTTGATCGGCGGGTGCCCGTGTCGGCGGCCTTAGCGGCAGGTCAGTCGGCCGCTTCGCCCTTGGCGTACTGAAGACGGTGCAGTCTGGCGTAGTAGCCGCCCTTGTCGAGCAGTTCGCGGTGGCTACCCTGTTCGACGATCCGGCCCTTGCGCATGACCACGATCCGGTCGCAGTGCTCGATGGTGCTCAGACGGTGCGCGATGATGATGCTGGTGCGGCCCAGCATGACCTTCTCCAGCGCGTGCTGGATACGGATTTCCGTCTCGGTGTCGACATTGGCGGTGGCCTCGTCGAGTACCAGCAGGATGTCCGGGTTCTGGATCAGGGCGCGGGCGAAGGCCAGCAGTTGCTTCTGCCCGGTGGACAGCGTGGCCCCGCGTTCGCGAACCTCGGTCTGGTAGCCGTCGTCCAGGGACAGGATGTACTCGTGCACACCCACGTACTTGCACGCCTCCACGACCCGCTCGTGGGAGATGTCCGGGTTGTTCAGGGTGAGGTTGCCCTCAATGGTGCCGGCGAACAGGAACACATCCTGCAACACCACGCCTACGTGGCGGCGCAGATCGTGCTGGGCGAGGTCGCGGACGTCATGTCCATCGACCTTCACGCCGCCCCGCTGCACGTCGTAGAAGCGCGAGACCAGGGCGGTGACGCTGGTCTTGCCCGCGCCGGTCGCGCCCACCAGGGCCACGCTCTCGCCCGGCTGGATGTGCAGGTCGAGGCCGCGCAGAATCCAGCGGTCGTCCGTGTCGGGCGTCTCGTCGGTCACGCTGTCGTCGTAGGCAAACCACACGTTGTCGAAGTCCACGCGGCCCGCGAAGTGCTCCAGACGCTGGGCCGCGGGCTTGTCGGTGATTTCCTCGGGGGTGTCGAGCACGCCGAAGATCCGCTCGGCGCTGGCCATGGCCGCCTGCAGGGTGTTGAACACGTCGCTGAGATCCTGGATCGGCTGGAAAAGCTGCTGCGTCCACTGCACGAAGGCGAACAGCGTGCCGACTGTCACGGCTGCGCCCAGTCCGGTGCCCACGGCGGCCGGGCCGAGGATTTCACGCGCGGTGAAGTACAGCACGAGCGCCACGGCGACCTGACCGAGCACGGCCACGACCGGCATGAACAGCGAGAACCATTTCACACTGGTCTCGTTGGCGGTCAGCAGGGCGCGGTTCGACTGGTCGAAGTTCAGGGCGCTGCGGCGCTGGCGGCCGAACAGCTGCACGGTGAGCATCCCGGTGATGTTCTCGTTGAGCTTGGTGTTCACGATCGCCTGCTGGATGCGGGTGTCGCGGTACGCGAGGCGCATCTTGCCCCGGAAGTAGTTCGTGGCGAAGTACAGCACGGGCAGCACCGTGAACGCAATCAACGAGAGCCGCCAGTCGATGGTCAGCATGACGACCATGTACACGATGATCAGGAACGAACTCGTGATCAGCGAGATCAGGCCGCCGGTGATGAACTGGTTGATGGCGTCCACATCGCTGGTCACGCGGGTGATCAGGCGGCCGACCGGGTTCTGGTCGAAGAACGCCAGTTGCAACCGCTGGAGCTTGGCGAACACGTCGGCACGGATGTCGCGCAGGATGTTCTGCCCCAGGTACCCGATGGCCAGCGTGGAGAAGTACGTGACCGCAAAGGCCACGGCCTGCAGGGCGATGTACCCCAGCGACGCGACCAGCAGCAGGCGGTAGAGCGGCTCGGGATTCTGCGCGGGGTTGCTGGCGAAGGGTTGCAGAGCGTGGTCGATGGCGTAGCGTTGCAGCAGGGTCGGGAGCGGCTGGATGGCCGCCGTGACCAGGGCCAGCAGCACCCCAGTGACCGCCAGGCCCCGGTAGGGTTTCAGGTAGCCCAGGATGCGCCGGGTGAGGTGAGCATCGAAGCTCTTGGAGTAGGCGTCGTCGGGCTGGGTCATGACTTCACCTTCTGAGATGTGGTGGGCCGGGGGACTTCCAGGCGGTCGGCGGCCAACTCGGGATCGGCCACCGCGTCATCGTCGTCGTCGAGGTCGCTGGCGAGGCGCTGCAGGCGTTCCAGTTCGGCGTAGTGCCCGCCGAGCGCAATCAGCTCATCGTGGCTGCCCTGCTCGGTCACGCGGCCCTGTTCAAGGATCACGATGTGGTCGGCGTGGCGCAGGGTGCTCACGCGGTGGGCGATCAGGATCACGGTGCGGCCCGCGCTGACCTCCCGCAGGCCGTCCAGGATGCGCCGCTCGGTCTCGGTGTCCACCGCCGAGAGGCTGTCGTCGAGGATCAGGATGCTCGGTTCGCGCACGATGGCGCGGGCAATCGCGGTGCGCTGCCGCTGGCCGCCCGAGAGGGTCACGCCGCGTTCACCCAGCATGGTCTCGTAGCCCAGCGGGAAGCCTTCGATGTCGCCGTCCAGGCCAGCCAGCCGCGCGGCGTTCCTCACGCGGGCCGGATCCGGGTGCTGCGGCACGTCCGGCGTGGCGGCCAGGCCTACCACGCTCACGCCCGTGGGCACGATGGGCAGCTCCTGCGACTCGATGCCGAACCCGATGTTGTTGGCGATGGTGTCGCTGAACAGGAAGGGCTCCTGCGGCACCACGCTGATGTGCTCGCGCAGGCGGGCCAGCGGAACGAAGCGGAGGTCGGTGCCGTCGATCCTGACCACGCCGCTGGTCGGGTCGATGGCCCGCGTGATCAGCTGGGTCAGCAGGGTCTTGCCGCTGCCGGTCGGGCCGGTCACGCCCACGAAGGTGCCCGCCGGGATGTTCAGGCTCACGTCGTCCAGCACGGTGGTATTGCCGTACTTCAGGCTCACGTGGTCGAAGGCCACGTCGCCCCGGATGGTGCGGATGGTGGGATCGGTGCGGCCGGGCGTGTCGTGGATCTGCGCGCCCGCGTCCAGCAGTTCACGCAGCCGCAGCCACGAGGCCAGGCCACGCTGCGTGACGCCGGTGATCCAGCCGATCATCATCATCGGGAAGGTCAGGCGGCCGACCGTGATCAGGAACTGCACCAGCATGCCCACCGTGAACCCGGCGGTGGCACCGGCAGCGTTCCCCGAGTACAGGATCAGGCGGCCGCCGACCAGCAGGATCAGCCCGAAGGCCACGCCGATCAGCAGCGTGGTGAACGACCGCAGCGGGCCGTCCACCTTCGTCAGGGCGATGTTGCGGCGCAGCAGCTCCAGGTTCATCTCGCGGTATGTGGCGATCTCGCGGTCTTCGATGGCGTAGCCCTTGACCACGCGCGCCCCACTGAAGTTCTCCTGC
The Deinococcus sp. KSM4-11 DNA segment above includes these coding regions:
- a CDS encoding YdcF family protein, which encodes MSLRPPFSSTSLPLERRSSPWRGILTGAAVGSALGVLAAFLGEVRAGVPALLALLLVCTVAGAFTWTRCALLWTSGVIAALLAACLLTPVLRAPLAALTLAQAPVRADVIVVLGGGVQCGSAVLEASSMTRLERGLELWRAGYAPVMTVSEQSGLIGPADCPKMSALERAQITALYPQGGPAVLTLANVTTTKDEAARVRAYASARGWKRMLLVTTPSHSRRAAGLFRANGLDVVSVPAREVRFDSTLPLPGDRLWAIRILAYEWLSRLKNALGGTPER
- a CDS encoding DUF305 domain-containing protein, with the protein product MTRRPRWPLALLLVLLAALAAFGLLARGRAAPTEGSAEVTFVRGMIQHHAQAVDMATRIRDRSKNRTLRSLALDIILSQQEQIGQMRGWLTLWNRPWAGAGMDAEHARLMGMATPAEVTSLDTMPVNTAEVTFLQLMRRHHQGALAMVRPVLDHPARPEVQALARQINATQSAEIRLMDQLLAQRGAAPLPDPGGMPGMPGMDMGGAGTKSTTPP
- a CDS encoding GNAT family N-acetyltransferase is translated as MIRPMQSTDAADLLALLHWMDDAPEREVFAPDARDPTELILECEDSRCLVMEDDAGDGVRAYCALSPFRDGLVLEGPVGDGGNLRALVSRAVQGAQGLPVYAFCARDNQGVRDALEAAGFAPMHTTDFYSAPLAPLARRAALPSGHTLRRTLPIAEYRALYRESEDTWANRLDWTPEEYDAHFARDDVRLLALMRGTHAVGFAELEFAPDAGRADVTYLAVHPAERGQRYGQLLLALAAAEAQTQPELRSLRVRAHDHMRPARALYTHAGLTHCRSVVTYMRDGDEDV
- a CDS encoding DUF4258 domain-containing protein — encoded protein: MTKQSSKPGRAAPPARARSGEPPAAPLAAGQTGNDLLALRAQLARAEKAARRTPTPAPVRAARPAPVAPQREAELVGVLTDEFSLHRAHAKLRDAVYDGRYHLCPHAIGHARAEGFLEHDIMNVLLSGRVRAVYPDDHRWLVCGRYEACGVSVPLNVVVQHHRDGHIDIVTAFVPKHPHHVISRARLAVMLRYDDQTIRAHTSAPTARAGQRGRGRWKR
- the mnmE gene encoding tRNA uridine-5-carboxymethylaminomethyl(34) synthesis GTPase MnmE; this translates as MTRTGLADTIAAIATAPGSAGVGIVRVSGPRALEVADGVFRGKRRPSRTRGGRFLFGALVAQSGEVLDEGLCLIFREGRSYTGEDVAEFQTHGSPAVLATVLARTLELGARLARPGEFTLRAYLAGRLDLAQAEAVLGLVEAHTDAARRQATLGLSGALGARVARIGAHLTRTLAALQAMLDYPDEGVPEEDREVPLAAATEDLRALVGTARAGQVATRGARLALVGRPNAGKSSLLNALVGYERSIVTPIPGTTRDYLEAGVELAGVPVTLVDTAGIRETGDEVEAAGVRQALSLAGGADLVLALEDGSLPREVLPVALPPAARVIRVRTKADLPPVWTDTDALDVSAVTGAGLHALRDAMGAALLGDTSRSEAWLTTERQADAARRALAHVEAAGTLPDDLASYELEEALRCLSELTGRDVQEDVIDAVFMNFCVGK
- a CDS encoding ATP/GTP-binding protein → MSTINFAAREINCKIVYYGPGMSGKTTNLKHVFSRVPGHLRGDMVSLATEDERTLFFDFLPLDLGTVQGFKTRFHLYTVPGQVFYNASRKLILRGVDGIVFVADSAPDRLRANAESMRNLRENLAEHGIDVKEVPIVLQINKRDLPNALPADMIRSVIDPGKELLMFEAMSDKGAGVFETLKTVSRLVLERLSKNK
- a CDS encoding roadblock/LC7 domain-containing protein; its protein translation is MIEPSLELYGDAYERVDQQLQDLLDTTGVRYGLLVDRKGFVLSHKEALWAPRPPALDSVATLVASNAAATAALANLLGERTFSEQIHQGENGTLYVESVGDDTLLTLIFDSSVPLGKVKVYAKKTVAQIAAILEELKDAPTVQLGEDFNRGVNALLDDLLG